GGTGCGGAGTCTGTCTAGTATCTTACCATCAGGAGAGCAATGTTGGCAGCATTGGCCAGAAGCAAGAAGGGAGCCCTTAGATTGGCTCAGTGATATTTTCATGTTCTACCCTCGACATTAAATTGGTAAACTGTTTTCCTTTAATAACAACCCAGTGTAATTAATTAATATAGATGACTAGTTaagaagtaaaattatttttcttgatcTGTCTCAGAGAAGTATAGCTTATGCCAAAAAGTACTTTTGTCTAGGATTTTAATTGTCTTTAATTGTTGAGGGGGTGGAGGCTGGGCAGGCCATGTGGAAAATCACTGTTCCCAACACACTGGTGTAGAGCTTTGCACTTCCATGAGTCTTTGTgtaatagtttattttttattttatttatttattatttttatttgtttaatattattttattttttctttttagtttattTACCACTTATACTGTAGCTTTGTACCTACCTACGcatttcagcttttttctttttcaccatcTTGGCAATAGTTTCCTTTGCTTTAAAATGAGCTTTAATCCGGTCattctcttccatttctttttgTTCCTCTATTGCTTTGAGTATTTTCTGGTTACTTACATGCTCCTGTGTGGGCAAAATGGTCCTGATGTAACAGATGAAGTTTACAAAATCTGGGCCTGAGGGAGCAACTTAAAGAATCActcccttttccctctctccGTGTTTCTttcagaggagagagagagaagggattcTCAGTACTTTCGCTTACTTCTGCCTCCATGTTCCAGTATGCATAAAGAGGAGATAGATGTGCAGAAGGAAAAGGGGTATTGAGCATCGAacagctgcttctccagcccGTTACACAAACACATTGCTCTGCAATGCCGTGAGCATCACCCCTTGCTCCCGTTGCCACACAGGGGAGAGGGGGGTGTTGACATGAGTGGGATGGTGCAACCCCCACCAACACATACACAGACCGTGCTGCTCCTGGCCCGCCTCATACAAAACTGTCCCAGGCTGAGAGCTTAATCCAAATCATAGCTGAAGAGGAGTTTTCTAtaattttatgttaaaaaaacccatattttTTAGGCTGTATGAACTGTTCTGACACGTTTCTAGTTTGTGTTTAGCAAGATGCCTTCAAAGATTAAAAGGCAGCAGGTCTTGACTAAATTTCTAAACGATTCAAATCATAAATGGAAAGTAAAGTTAGAAATGTATTCCCTGTGCCTAACAAAGGAAAATGGGCTTAAAACAGCAGGTATGTGGAACTTAAATCCAGCTCTCAAGTCAAGGGGGATATTCCTTGATATCTACAGCAGGCTTTTGAATGATAGACTAGTCAAAGCATCAGGTGTCAATGTCCCTTCACACATGAGAAGGGATCTGCCTCCAAGACGCATTTCTCAAAAGCAGAGGAGACAGACATGGCCTGCAACTGGCAAGGTGGGCATGTGATTAAATGCTGCTGAAGCTGAAGTAGATGCATTTAGATATAGGAATGTTCTTGGTTCACCAGGCAGCCAAGGTGAAACAAGGATTTTGAACTCTGCTTTCCTGTTACTTACATGATGCAGCCTCTGGCGTTCAGCTTTTTCCTCCTGTtccttttccattattttctcaaTTTCCAATTGGTACAACTGGTTTGATTTCTCtatttgttctctttctctttcgtCTTCTAGCTTGGCCAGATCTGCCTGATGTTTGTGCTCCTTTATTCTGAATTGAAAAAGGAGTTGGATAAACGAGCTAGGGACTGCTTGAAGTAATGAACAGATAGAGATTCTGCATAACCATAGGTACCTTGCGCTGAAGAATGTGATCCTTTGAATTGAAGGTGGTTACAGTATCAGAGGTGAAAAATAGCATCATTGTTTGTAATGGTAGCCCTCAGTCCTCTGACTAGAAAAGAGCTACATGGTTCACTCATAGATTGCAGTCTAGTGGTAACGAGCTTTATCTGGATGACCCCTTCGCACCACTGCATTCATAACCTTCTGGCCTACCTCTGCAGCATCCTCAGTGAACAACATTTCCCCAGTAAGTCCCACCATACTTATGCTGCTGCTTCTGGGCATGCAGGCAACAGCTTCATCTGGTAGTATGCTATATTAATTCTGCAAGGATTTATCTATTGGACATGAAATATGTGAGACCAGACTTTGAATAGTTCCTCTGCCTCTGGAAATTTGGTTCCTTCTATCAAACCACTGGGGACCTCTCTATAAGATTTCTGAAAAAGCTGAGAGAAAGAAGGGAGGGGGCAGTGATGTGTTCTTTTGATGTGTTCTCTGGAGTCTAGTTACGGACAAATAGAAAATCTGGTTTAACCTTTGCCTCTTCTGGAACCAAAATTTTCAGTAACTTGTGAACGGCAATTCAACTAAAACCTAGAGATGCCTGCCAAAGGCGATTTTACATGCAGACTGTTGGCAACTAAAAGACACTGCATATCACAGCATTTCCCTGTAATGCAATGTCTTTTGTGGCACTCTGGACTTTCAAAGTGTCGCATTTGTGAATCAGATTATTAGTAAGTTTATGTAAAAACCTGATGGAATGtatttgtgagaagagagttTAAGTAAATAATAAAGTCGGGTTACTTTTGTTtaattattacttactgttccatCAGATCTCTGCGTAGTGCCTGTTGATTCATATAACGCTGATTCATATAATGCCGATGTGCCTCTTCTTGCTCTCTGAGATTAGCTTCTTTACGTTCACGTTCCTTTTCTtcatccttcttttttttaacatctgactttaactttttaaattcAACTTGAGCATCTCGTTCTTTTAGGACCTCTGCAAGTAGAAGGGCACTCTGCAAGAGAATATTTAAAGTAATTTGTGTGTTCATAAGTGTTTAAGGACATTCAGTacaatttgaattttaaaagtataagTTGTCAACAAACATGCAACCCTTTCACTCTTTGGTTCTGGTAGTATAGGTAGGTTTTTGCATGATCAATAGCCGCCTTCCGTTGTGCTGCTTGAAACTTTGCTTCTTCCAAATCAATtaactttctttcttcctcttgtctttcTTCACGTAGTTGTTTGGCTTTAAGTTTCCGTTGCATCAGGCCCTACAGTGCAGATAAAATTAGGTATCACATTTAAAGCCCATGGATTAAAAACATATAACCCATTCTGAAAGTGATGTGCTCCATGTTTGGGTTGGGGGGCGGTTCTGGAGGgggatgttgttgttgttttttctgttgttggttgatcggtttgttttttaaattttgcattttaGCTTTAATTCCAAAAACGTAAATGTTGATGTTAGGTGTTAAATGTATGTAAATGAAGTTTAGCTAAAACATATTTCAAAGCAAACGTTAAAGGGAGTACAGCTAGACATGTTACTGTGAGTGGTTTTTGCTTATATgaaaatttgtttaaaaatgtgtCTTGTACTTACCATAATGGTATTGGACCAATCTTTTACAGCAGCTTTGGAGCGTAAGCGCATTTCTTCCCGCTCTTTCTTCTCAGCGAGAATGCGTGCTGCTTCTCTAGATTTGCTACCAAGACTGTCCTGAATCCTTTCCCATTCTGCTTTTGGGAATACAATTACCTGACGAAGATCTACTTCCTTTGGAAGAAAACATTGAGCTAGAACATTATTTTCTTCCCAATGATGTGGTGCTGTGCAGAGGGAAGAAAAGATACTGAGGTTACTTGATATGAGAAAATCCTGTATTCAAACCTATATCAAGGATTTGAGTTCTTGCATCATGACAGTTATTCTTAGCTTGGTTACTCTCCCCGTGCCCCAGAGCTCAGGCAGGGTATGTGTATCTGTAGTCCAGCTATGTCCAGAGCCTGTATGTGGGCTGTGGCAATGACTGACTTCACTGTTTGTGTCCTCTGGTCTGTTTGTGTGTATGGACAGGTTTGGCTTGTGGTAACTAATGCTTCCCAGGCAGGACTTGGGCCTCATTCTGAGAACAGCAGGGCCCTGGGAGTATTCCCGAAAGGAAAGGGAGAGTATTGATAACGCCACAAACACTGCTTTTCTAGGTGATCAGTCGGTTTTGTGAAATGCCCCTCAAACTGTTACCAGTATTTTTGAAGCAATAGGCACTCTGTGCAGTGGTGTTCTGCTAGAAATTCTCCTGCTTTATCTGATTTGCAGCAGACTGTTGTGCCGTGTCTAAAATGTAAGGAGTCTTTCTCTCACAGTGATACTGGTGGCAAAGTCTGTTTTTCAGATGCAGCTGCAAATCTGTTTGCCTTGTGGTGGGGACCAGATCCCATCTCCCCCTTGTGCCCAAGGGGCAGGAGCTCGCTGCTTCAGATCAGTTCTCTCCAGGCGGTTCTGAAGGCCTGGCTGACTGCAGCTGCGGGGCAGGGTGCGGGTTTGGGGAAGAGTCATCCTGGACACGGAGACGAGGAGCACCCCTGGAGCTTGCCGGAGCCGTGTAGAGCCCGTGCGGCGCCGCCCGCCCCCCGGTACCCGCGGGAGAGCCCCACTCACGGGCGagctgctgccgcctcccgcgggagagcccgggccccgccgccatGACCTCGGCCGCGCCGTCGGGGAACGCGTGCGGTTGCCAGGCAACCCGGCGGGGGTCACGTGATGACGTAGCCTCCAGGCACGTGGCGCACGGCGGGCGGGGCTCGGGCGGAGGGAGCCGGAAGCGGCGGGTGCGCAGGTGGGTCGGGGTCCCGCGGCCGCCGGCGGGTGGTGGGAACGGCCGCGCGCGGCCCTGCCGGCTCTGTCCGCTTCCCTCCCGGGCTTCCGGTCCGCTGCGGAGCCCCGTGCGGCGCGGCCGCTCCGCTTTACCCCGGCACGGCCGTTGTGCTGCTGGCTGGGGCGCTGGCCCGAGGGACGCCCGGGGCGGTGGAAGCGGCGGTGCTGGCGTTACCGTGTGAGAGGACTTGCCGCGTGTTGCTGCTACCAGGGGTTTCCGCAGCCGCAGGTACTGGCGTTGCAGGACCACAACaagcacattttatttttctttcccgaTCCACAAACGGCAGCATTTCTGTTGGTTGGCTGCTTTGATTTGGTGCGACCCTATTAAAAAGACTGGCTCCATCTGTTCAGTAGTCGTTTCCTTTTGAAGTGTCTCTTAATGTGTTTGCTAGGAGAATCCCGGTTTGGTTGCATTGGCAAGTGATGATGGAGAAATTCAGAACCGCTGGTCAAGCCGATGGTGCGTGAGCACTGGAAGATTGACTCTATTAGCGTTTGTAACTACGCAGCATAAGTTTAGATACTTTCACGTTATCTATTTTAAACAGAAGTTTGGTACTGAACTAGAACTTTGACCTTTACAGACTTCAGCTTCAGCACAACTTCCCATAGCTGCGGTGGCCATAAATAGTttactttgtttttgtttagatATTTGTCCTAATGCTTCAGTTTAATGCAGGATTTTCCTCTTCTGAGCACAAGATCAGGCTAGGAATTCAGTACATTTGTttatataaataattttctttgtttgtttgttttggaaaccATTTTCTGGCAGCCATGAAATTTCTGTTGGTTTTTGATTTTGACCATACAATCATAGATGAAAATAGTGATACCTGGATTGTGAAATGTGCCCCCGAGAATAAACTTCCTAGCGGATTAAGAAACTCCTACCGACCAGGACACTGGACAGAATATATGGGCAGAGTCTTTGTCTACTTGGGAGACAATGGCATCAGAGAAGATGAGATGGAAAGAACTATGACAACAATTCCTTTCACTGCGGGAATGGTAGATCTTCTGGGTTTTATTGGTGAGAACAAAGAGTTGTTTGACTGCATAATTGTTTCAGATTCTAATACAGCGTTTATTGACTGGATTTTGAAAGCTGCTGACGTCCATAAGGTGTTTGATGAAGTGTTCACAAACCCTGCAGCATTCAGCAGTACTGGCTATCTTACTGTACAGAACTTCCATGCTCACCATTGTGCACAGTGCCCTAAAAACCTGTGCAAAAGGAAAGTTTTAAAAGAATTTCTGGATAAACAGTTGGAACGAGGAGTAATTTATACACAAATTGTATATATTGGTGATGGTGGGAATGACTTATGTCCAGTAATGTTTTTGAAGAAGGATGATATTGCTATGCCTAGGCAGGGGTACACCTTGGAGAAAAAGATTTCTCAACTGGCCCAAGACCTCAGTCCTGTAGAGTGTTCTGTTCTGGTTTGGTCATCTGGTATTGACATTATGTCTTATCTGAAGCTGCttatgaaggaataatgcaaatgGTAAAAGGAAGCTAATATGGTTGTATTTTATCTTCCATGGAGAGAAAAACTGCATGTGCATAAAAGCACAAAATTATAAAAATGGGCTGTTATCTGAACTTATGTTTTCTAAACACAATCTAAAAGTGTTTATGTTCAATCTTGACAGCAGTGGGAAACTGGCTTTCTAACATAGTACACATTCCACCATAAGTGGAGAAAGGGAGTTGCAAGAGGAATGACTCTTggtcttccttccctcccccaaaGCCTTTACCAACTGCATAACTGACCTTTGCTGTTCATGTGCTTAGGGGAAGGAGCTGGATTAGCGGACAAAATAACGAAATTCTTTACTTATAAAACATTAGGTGCCAAGAGCATTGTTCTGGAACTGTTGgcttttatatttatttgatCAGGATGAATGTTTaattttgtaaattatttggtATGGTTGTGATCTTGTTTGATCTGAAGAtgcatttatattttcaaaatactaaatattttaCCAAACTAAATTACTTTTTAATAGTTTGTGTTATCTTGTATTGTAGAGACAATAAAAGTTGCTGACGAAAGCAACACACCTGATTTGTGTAATGTATTCTACTGGCCTGCGTGTCATCGGGCACCTGTCCTTGTAAGGGGGCTGGAGAGAGTGAACACAAGTGTAGGCGTCAGCCCCTGGATAACATCATCATGTATTGTGTCAGTCAGACCCCTTCTGTTCTGGAGAGCAGTAAGGACGTTGCTGTTCTGTTTAAAGAAAAGTTGCTCTCCCGTTCTGCTGACTGCCACCCTGACGGCATGCTGCTGCCACACTGCGCAGAGCTAACGCTGATTTGATCTTCCACGCTGACAGCTCCGAGTCACCCAGGTGCTTTTTTCTTGCTGAGGTTTTGCTGCAGTGCACAGGCCCACAGAACAGTGCATGTGTATAAGTGTTTACAGTGACTTTACCTGTTCACTCTCGTCCACGTCTATAATCTTCTCTTACGGGCTGGAAGGGAACTTCTATGTCCATTCTAACTTTTTAACAGAATTGTTCTGTCTTCAAGTAGTTTAAGGAATTGTTTGTGAACATAGAGTCTTTACCACTTGCAATGAGATGAGCCCCAAGAGTTGGGCTATGCAtataaagatattaaaaataagtCTAAAagttaaataatgtattttcatgCCAGATGTCGTCCTTCTTATAGTCCCACAAAAGGTCTAAAATGATGATGTAGTCTGCTGTTGAACTGATGTCTGTTTTAGCTTAAGTGCCTTAAGAACTGAGAAATTAGTCCAACTTTTGCAGCACTTGGGTTGCAGATGCCTGATATGTAGCTCAGCAGCCTGTGATTGCTGTAGCTgtcttcctctgttttctgtgcagCATTGTTCTCAGTTTCTTACTGCCATTTGATGTTGTCACTACCTTCTTAGTTGCAGATTTTTAGGAGTGGTCTTGCCTGTTTTCAGACTGATACTGTCAATAAATTAAGATTTCCTTTGAATACTTCCTTGTAAATGGTCATGGTTTTAGCCCTTCAGCTACTTTAACAAGTTGTGGAAGGTTTTTTTGAACAGTCTGTTGTGTAAGATGTCCAGATTAATATACCTGAGTTCTCAGGAGCATTGCTTTGATGATGGATATTTGATGGGTGCCTGAGATGTTTGTACTGGAGAACTTACCCAGTTGTCTTGTGCAGGGGCACAAAAACACCATCTGAAAAACTGGTGGGTCTCAAATTGTAGCAGGTTTAACTTATCTGGTTTCCAAGTCATACAGAAGAATGGCAATGGCTGTTGCACAGTACAATTTTGTatagttattttttattattattattattattattattattattaaattttgTATCTCCATTATTCTGTATGTGCTGCTGAATATTCCAGATGCTGTCCTGGTGTCTTCCTGCTTTTCAGAACTTAGTTGTGAGACAATTTGCTTTCAGTTTGTCTACAGATCTCAGTTACTGCTTACTTAAAAACAAACGAAAAGCTAGTATATAAATAATTATATGTTTTTCTTCCACTTATATTAACTATTGTTCTACCTGTATTTTCCTGTGAGAATGAGAAATTCATCTTCATGCTCAAGTAGGGGTGCTTTTTGTGGGTTTGATGAAAACACTGAAGCAAGAGTTGAGAGTAGATTAAGCAAAGTAGACTACTTGAAGTATTAGCAGTTATGATCTAATCACTGCAAGTAGGGGGTAGAGGTGATAGATGCTATTTGCTAGGCAAAGTGTGTGTTGGAGACAAAAGAAATTTTTTCATTTCTAGTAGGTAGAACATTAAACTATTAATATGAAttgggagggggggggggtgtttttaataaaaggaaagagagaactTTTCTGAAGCACCACGATTACCAGATTTTTCCACATTTGGATATGAGAGGAGATGAGTATTCCCAAAGGGCAAAGTTGTTTAAGCTGGTAACCCAGCCAAAAGAGAATGGGAGAAGCTCCTTGAAGGGATGTTTGTTCAGTACTTAAGTATTGCTGACCACCATGCTTGCTGACAGCGTACGTTAACATGCTCTCTGGGAGGAGATGTCTTGGATAAAGATGttatgaaaataaatgtgtaatGGAAGGTATATGTGTGTATGGGAAATTGTCTATACGGTAACAGGACTGTTATTGTACACCAGCTACTATAAAGAGTACTTAGTCTTAGTATCATGTGCCAGTAGGATGGCCAAGACCTGGGAGAAGTTCCTGCTATTCCATAGGAAGCTGATGAAATGGGAAGTGCAAATCCACAGCAAAACAAAGCTGTTGGCATGGGGATGTATAGACAGACTCAGGGCTGCACACGGGAAGGCTCCAAAGAAAGGGAGTGGGGAACACAGCTGAGGGCCAGAGACACAGGGCTACTGCCAGGTCCTGGGTTACAGCACAGAACTCAGATTTCCTGGGCTAACCATGCAGCAAGAGCAGCTGAAAAACTGATGGGAAAGATGTGTgaagggtttgttgttttttgtttgcatcAGCTTATTTATGTCTCATGTTACTATGTAAAGGCCAAGGGCAAGGTTGAGTCCCATTGCATGGTCAGCATGTGAGGAGGGGGCAAAAGGGCATGTCCGTATACACTTTACAGTTCTGATTCCTTCTCTAGTTCGTGCTTCCGATAGGTGTAATGGAGGAAGTACCAccagtaattaaaagaaaaaattgatGCTTTTTAATCTGTGAAGAGCTGGAGCTCTCCTAATGTCTCCTTTTGGGTATTGCTGGCACTTAGCTAATAATAACAAATACCCACCTCCTTTTGGTAGGAGAAACTGCTGCCAGTCCTTTCAATCCAGGAGAGGTCTGGCAGCGCAGGGGGAGCTGATTGCCCAGTCCCGAGGATCCAAACCCTGCTGCAGATGAAGGAGGGAGCACATCTGCTTAGACACAGAGGATGCTGTGCTTCAAATACTTTTAAAGGTCTCCACTGCAAAAAATGTTTTgctagcagagaagaaaaaaaggacttAAATTGTGAACCATGTTTTCAGAAGTGGTAAAAGCCAATATAACCTTCCTGAATAATTTGCTTGTAGTTGGAGTGTCTGTGACTGTCCTTTGCCCCCTGCCTGGTTCAGGTGTCTGAGAATTCTGGCCACTTCTTGAATCCTGCCTTTCTGTGAGGGGTAGCCCCTCGAGCTTGCTGCCCTTCCCAGCATCGCTCCTCCTGGTGCCTGAAGAGCCGGGTGCCCCTGTAAGAGGCGGCTTCAGGTCGCTGTTAGCGGCAGTCAGAGGCCCCCTTGCTTTGTTGTGTGCTGGGAGCCACCAAGCTGGTGACGCTCCCCAGACATCTGCTTCTGTCCCTAATACAGCCGGGCCTTATGTCATCCTCGTACTGAGCCTTTTAACCCCTGCCCCCAGGAGGGGGGAGTCCCGGGGCAGCAGCGGCGGTTCAGGTTGGAGCGTCCCCGGGCTGAGCCGGCGGGCGGAGGCCGGGCTGGGCGCCGGGACCCGCTGACCTCGCGGAGGGCTCCGCgggggcgggcagggcaggcGGCCGGGCACCAAAATAGGAGCCGCCGCTCCGGCCTCGCCGCCTCCCGCGGGCTGCGGCTCTTCCAAAGATGGTCACGGGGCCGCCGCGGGCCTGGGAGCGCTCCCTGCCGCGGCCGCGCTCCGCCCGGGCGTAAGTACCGCGCCGGGGAGGCCGAggggcgcggggcgggccgggAGCCGGCGGGCGCGGCGCGGACAAAGGCGCGGGGCGGCCGGAGCGGCCAGGCTGCCGGTGTGCCCGCGGGTCCGGCCATGGCAGCGGCCGCGCAGGAGGAGTACGCGTTCCTCTACCGGGACTCCGCTCACCCCGCCGGGTTCCTAGAGGCGTTCCGGGAGTTTTACCTGGACGGGCTGTTCACCGATATCACCCTGCAGTGCGCCTCGGGGGTCATCTTCCACTGCCACAGAGCCGCCTTAGCGGCGTGCAGCAATTATTTTAAAGCCATGTTCACAGCGGATATGAAAGAGAAATCGAAAAGCCAGATCAGACTTCCCGGGCtcagccatgctgtgctggaagcCCTCGTGAATTACGCATACACATCACAGATCCAGATAACAAAGAGGAATGTCCAAAGCCTGCTCCAGGCGGCAGACCTTCTCCAGTTTGTGTCAGTGAAGAAAGCCTGTGAGCAGTTCCTGGTGAGGCACCTAGATACTGACAACTGCATAGGGATGCACTCCTTTGCTGAATATCATGATTGTTCAGAGCTAGAAAAAGAGTCCAGGAGGATATTGTTATGGCAGTTTGAAGAAGTGTGGAAGCAGGAAGAGTTTCTGGACATTGGCAAGGAGAAGCTCTCTTTTATTCTCGCCAGAGAGAATCTCAATGTTTGGAAAGAAGAGGCAGCCATCGAAGCTGTTGTTAAGTGGGTTGCACACAACACAGAGGAAAGAATTGAAGACATCTATGAACTGCTCAGCTGCATTAAAGTGGACTTGGATAACATGTATTTGAGGTCAGCTTTAAGCCTACAAAAAAAAACCCGACTTAATGACAATAAGATAAGATCACTCATATACAGCGCTCTGAACCCCAGTCCCAAAGGTCTTTCCAGAAGACCCACAGCAGCCATGTATGTGATTGGAGGATATTATTGGCACCCCTTATCAGAAGTGCATGTTTGGGATCCTTTAACCAACACATGGGTCCAGGGAACAGAGATGCCGGATCACACCAGAGAGAGCTATGGGGTCACTAGCTTGGGACCAGACATATACGTGACAGGAGGTTATAGAACAGAGAGCATCGAAGCCCTTGACACCGTGTGGATATATAACAGTGAGAGAGATGAATGGACAGAAGGCTGCCCCATGCTCGATGCGAGGTATTACCACTGCGTGGTGACCTTGAATGGCTGCATCTATGCGTTGGGTGGTTACCGAAAGGGAGCTCCAGTGCAAGAAGCTGAGTTCTATgatcctttaaaaaagaaatggcTTCCTATTGCAAACATGATCAAAGGTAGGTAAGCTTTTGTATGGCGTTCTCCTCAGGTGTCCGTCCTTTCACATTTGCCACTTTTTAGTGCCATGGACATGTTTGGGGTTTGATCCAAGCTCTAGCGATGGCCATGGGGGTCTCCTGTTAGTGCTGGTGGGCTTTGGTTCACGTCTTTACCAGCCAAACAGTTGCAAACATCCAAacgctgtgctgggctgtgccaCAGAACACTAGAGTGGAAAAGAAGTGGTAGTTTCAGTTTAATTTTGCCTTCTTTCAGGAGTAAAATTTCTGTTCAAATTAGAAAGAAATTGGAAAAATACCTGGGATTAGAGTCCTTTCAGTGGATGGTCAAAGAGCAAGTTCCAATGAAAGGAttgtattattttaatataagACCAGATTACTAAGATTGTCTATGCATTAATTTGTAAAGGTGTCATCTtaatttaaaacttcttgcatgcAGTTTCCTCATATTTCAGCATATCATATGTTTAATATTTAGTGTGAGGATAATGAAAAGCACTAATACCTGTTTCTAGCAGCCAAAATAATGATCTGTAAAAAATGTATGGATTCGTATCACAGCCTAACTAAAGGgtattattttgttataaagTTAATACACAATTATACATTTTATTATACATTTTTATAAATCAATGCAATTATTCACAATTATAAAATTTTACTGTAAGTTGATGCAGTGTTGTGTTTTTCTACATACATGAGAGG
Above is a genomic segment from Patagioenas fasciata isolate bPatFas1 chromosome 7, bPatFas1.hap1, whole genome shotgun sequence containing:
- the CFAP210 gene encoding cilia- and flagella- associated protein 210, whose amino-acid sequence is MAAGPGLSRGRRQQLAPPHHWEENNVLAQCFLPKEVDLRQVIVFPKAEWERIQDSLGSKSREAARILAEKKEREEMRLRSKAAVKDWSNTIMGLMQRKLKAKQLREERQEEERKLIDLEEAKFQAAQRKAAIDHAKTYLYYQNQRVKGLHSALLLAEVLKERDAQVEFKKLKSDVKKKKDEEKERERKEANLREQEEAHRHYMNQRYMNQQALRRDLMEQIKEHKHQADLAKLEDEREREQIEKSNQLYQLEIEKIMEKEQEEKAERQRLHHEHVSNQKILKAIEEQKEMEENDRIKAHFKAKETIAKMVKKKKAEMRRLTQERQTKILTQLAAQMSEALKREDDRFARDVAKKEAEYQKKCKEKEAKEKAAIESIAEYRATVIKMKAEKEREEKAEGKKELHALMEKSRIYLETEKAKKQRQRDASMKVQKIQIQQMAEKQAKKQDEKQAELDYDAQKEVIALCKEREFQKYAKQVIESESKTTHHLYPLLKARKGGRDLGISLLPEGEKE
- the PHOSPHO2 gene encoding pyridoxal phosphate phosphatase PHOSPHO2, yielding MWLLGAVFPEEGAWCLWQLHEGGVASHCRGGNTSSAGPPPCRTDLTSRAASCLARTLMLLEARLRNSMKFLLVFDFDHTIIDENSDTWIVKCAPENKLPSGLRNSYRPGHWTEYMGRVFVYLGDNGIREDEMERTMTTIPFTAGMVDLLGFIGENKELFDCIIVSDSNTAFIDWILKAADVHKVFDEVFTNPAAFSSTGYLTVQNFHAHHCAQCPKNLCKRKVLKEFLDKQLERGVIYTQIVYIGDGGNDLCPVMFLKKDDIAMPRQGYTLEKKISQLAQDLSPVECSVLVWSSGIDIMSYLKLLMKE
- the KLHL23 gene encoding kelch-like protein 23 isoform X1, translating into MAAAAQEEYAFLYRDSAHPAGFLEAFREFYLDGLFTDITLQCASGVIFHCHRAALAACSNYFKAMFTADMKEKSKSQIRLPGLSHAVLEALVNYAYTSQIQITKRNVQSLLQAADLLQFVSVKKACEQFLVRHLDTDNCIGMHSFAEYHDCSELEKESRRILLWQFEEVWKQEEFLDIGKEKLSFILARENLNVWKEEAAIEAVVKWVAHNTEERIEDIYELLSCIKVDLDNMYLRSALSLQKKTRLNDNKIRSLIYSALNPSPKGLSRRPTAAMYVIGGYYWHPLSEVHVWDPLTNTWVQGTEMPDHTRESYGVTSLGPDIYVTGGYRTESIEALDTVWIYNSERDEWTEGCPMLDARYYHCVVTLNGCIYALGGYRKGAPVQEAEFYDPLKKKWLPIANMIKGVGNATACVLHEVIYVTGGHYGYRGSCTYDKIQRYHSGSNEWSIVTTSPHPEYGLCSITLQNKIYFVGGQTTITDCYDPEQNEWKQMAHMMERRMECGAVVMNGCIYVTGGYSYSKGTYLQSIEKYNPEQNKWEAVGNLPSAMRSHGCVCVYNV
- the KLHL23 gene encoding kelch-like protein 23 isoform X2 — translated: MAAAAQEEYAFLYRDSAHPAGFLEAFREFYLDGLFTDITLQCASGVIFHCHRAALAACSNYFKAMFTADMKEKSKSQIRLPGLSHAVLEALVNYAYTSQIQITKRNVQSLLQAADLLQFVSVKKACEQFLVRHLDTDNCIGMHSFAEYHDCSELEKESRRILLWQFEEVWKQEEFLDIGKEKLSFILARENLNVWKEEAAIEAVVKWVAHNTEERIEDIYELLSCIKVDLDNMYLRSALSLQKKTRLNDNKIRSLIYSALNPSPKGLSRRPTAAMYVIGGYYWHPLSEVHVWDPLTNTWVQGTEMPDHTRESYGVTSLGPDIYVTGGYRTESIEALDTVWIYNSERDEWTEGCPMLDARYYHCVVTLNGCIYALGGYRKGAPVQEAEFYDPLKKKWLPIANMIKGVGNATACVLHEVIYVTGGHYGYRGSCTYDKIQRYHSGSNEWSIVTTSPHPEYGLCSITLQNKIYFVGGQTTITDCYDPEQNEWKQMAHMMERRMECGAVVMNGCIYVTGGYSYSKGTYLQSIEKYNPEQNKWEAVAI